A genomic region of Pogona vitticeps strain Pit_001003342236 chromosome Z, PviZW2.1, whole genome shotgun sequence contains the following coding sequences:
- the LOC140702925 gene encoding uncharacterized protein LOC140702925 isoform X3: protein MHSHYTSGETSLRGERQYKCLQCGKSFSQSSRFISHQRTHTGEKPYKCMECGKSFSQSSHLSSHRRIHTGEKPYKCMECGKSFIQSSNLIFHQRTHTGEKPYKCLECEKCFSHRSNLSSHQRTHTGEKPYKCSECEKCFRHRRYLSSHQRTHTGEKPYKCMECEKCFSCRKYLSSHQKTHSGLKPYKCMECGKCFSRSDNLSSHQITHTGKKPYKCMECRKCFSRSSDLSLHQRTHTGEKPYKCMECGKSFSQSSALSSHQRTHTGECEGQRSSVLSSMSQNAVTESGCTEGILIEIDQEEVLPQRMTEVCLVDEEREELDLILWEEIKGEENVHVCRLATEGELGRTISRGVQTEPMRDFGKATGILKDFPNLQLGGGLLLDSTLASTSGCEFYPLEWTVVNYPRTQPGGRRVIHPGPSFLQKLPERDWARHPCCGTVCTVQSTPLRPLTDKEHFGPAPF, encoded by the coding sequence ATGCACAGTCATTATACTTCAGGTGAAACATCACTGAGAGGTGAGAGACAGTACAAATGcctacagtgtggaaagagcttcagtcagagcagtagaTTTatttcccatcaaagaactcacactggggagaaaccatataaatgcatggaatgtggaaagagcttcagtcaaagcagtcacctgagttcccatcgaagaattcacactggggagaaaccatataaatgcatggaatgtggaaagagcttcattcagAGCAGTAACCTGAttttccatcaaagaactcacactggagagaaaccatataaatgcttagAATGTGAGAAGTGCTTCAGTCATAGAAgtaacctgagttcccatcaaagaactcacactggggagaaaccatataaatgctcgGAATGTGAGAAGTGCTTCAGGCATAGGAGatacctgagttcccatcaaagaactcacacaggggaaaaaccatataaatgcatggaatgtgagaagtgctTCAGTTGTAGGAAatacctgagttcccatcaaaaaactcacagtgggctgaaaccatataaatgcatggaatgtgggaagtgcttcagtcgcAGCGATAATCTGAGTTCCCATCAAATAACTCACACTgggaagaaaccatataaatgtatggagtgTAGGAAGTGTTTCAGTCGTAGCAGTGATctgagtttacatcaaagaactcacactggggagaaaccatataaatgcatggaatgtggaaagagcttcagtcagagcagtgccctgagttcccatcaacgAACTCACACGGGGGagtgtgaaggccagaggagCAGTGTGCTGTCCTCCATGTCACAGAACGCAGTGACTGAAAGTGGATGCACTGAAGGAATATTGATAGAAATAGATCAGGAGGAGGTGTTACCACAGAGGATGACAGAGGTGTGTTTGGTTGATGAAGAACGGGAGGAGTTAGATCTAATAttgtgggaggagataaaaggggaagaaaatgtgCACGTATGCAGGCTGGCGACAGAGGGAGAGTTGGGAAGAACCATAAGTCGCGGGGTACAGACTGAGCCCATGCGGGACTTTGGAAAAGCGACCGGAATCCTGAAGGACTTTCCTAATTTGCAGTTAGGAGGCGGATTACTGCTTGATTCAACACTAGCCAGCACGAGTGGATGTGAGTTTTACCCTCTAGAATGGACGGTGGTCAACTACCCTCGAACCCAGCCTGGGGGACGGAGGGTGATCCACCCTGGTCCCTCTTTTCTTCAGAAACTGCCCGAGAGGGACTGGGCTcgacacccatgctgtgggactGTCTGCACGGTGCAGAGTACCCCCCTGAGGCCTTTGACAGACAAGGAGCACTTTGGTCCTGCTCCCTTTTGA
- the LOC140702925 gene encoding uncharacterized protein LOC140702925 isoform X2: MHSDCSSSETSLTGERSYKCLQCGKSFSQNCSLTSHQRTHTGEKPYKCMEYGKNFAHSNNLSSHQCTHTGEKPYKCLECGKCFSHGKSLSAHQRTHHGKKPHKCLECGKCFSQSSQLSSHRRTHTGEKPYKCTECEKSFNCSRYLNSHQRTHTGEKPYKCMECGKSFNKRSNLSSHRRTHTGEKPYKCMECGKSFNKRSNLSSHRRTHTGEKPYKCMECGKSFTHSSSLSSHRRTHTGEKPYKCMECGKSFSHSSSLTSHQKIHTGEKIYKCMECGKSFSCSSDLSSHQRTHTGEKPYKCMECGKSFSRTTHLRSHQRTHTGEKPHKCMECGKSFSRSCDFSSHQRTHTGEKPYKCMKCGKSFSQSSHLSSHQRTHTGEKPHKCMECGKSFSRSSDLSSHQRTHTGEKPYQCMECGKSFSQSSHLSCHQRTHSGLKPYKCMECGKCFSHSSSLSSHQRTHTGEKPYQCMQCGKSFSQSSHLSSHQRTHSEPKMHLPFL; this comes from the coding sequence ATGCATAGTGATTGTAGTTCAAGTGAAACATCCCTGACAGGTGAGAGATCATACAAATGcctacagtgtggaaagagcttcagtcagaactgTAGCCTgacttcccatcaaagaactcacactggggagaaaccatataaatgcatggaatatggAAAGAACTTTGCTCACAGTAATAACCTCAGTTCCCATCAATgcacacacacaggggagaaaccatataaatgcttggaatgtgggaagtgcttcagtcacgGCAAGAGTCTCAGtgcccatcaaagaactcaccatgggaagaaaccacataaatgcttggaatgtgggaagtgcttcagtcagagcagtcagcTGAGTTcacatcgaagaactcacactggggagaaaccatataaatgcacagaatgtgaGAAGAGCTTCAATTGTAGCAGATACCtgaattcccatcaaagaactcacactggggagaaaccatataaatgcatggaatgtggaaagagcttcaataaGAGGAGTAACTTGAGTTcacatcgaagaactcacactggggagaaaccatataaatgcatggaatgtggaaagagcttcaataaGAGGAGTAACTTGAGTTcacatcgaagaactcacactggggaaaaaccatataaatgcatggaatgtggaaagagcttcactcacAGCAGTTCCCTGTCTTCCCATCGaagaactcacaccggggagaaaccatataaatgcatggaatgtggaaagagcttcagtcacagcagttccctgaCTTCCCATCAaaaaattcacactggggagaaaatatataaatgcatggaatgtggaaagagcttcagttgtaGCAGTgacctcagttcccatcaaagaactcacactggggagaaaccatataaatgcatggaatgtggaaagagcttcagtcgcacCACTCATCTacgttcccatcaaagaactcacactggggagaaaccacataaatgcatggaatgtggaaagagcttcagtcgtagctgtgacttcagttcccatcaaagaactcacaccggagagaaaccatataaatgcatgaaatgtggaaagagcttcagtcagagtagtcacctgagttcccatcaaagaactcacactggggagaaaccacataaatgcatggaatgtggaaagagcttcagtcgtagcagtgacctcagttcccatcaaagaactcacaccggagagaaaccatatcaatgcatggaatgtggaaagagcttcagtcagagcagtcacctgagttgccatcaaagaactcacagtgggctgaaaccatataaatgcatggaatgtggaaagtgcttcagtcacagcagttccctgagttcacatcaaagaactcacactggggagaaaccatatcaatgcatgcaatgtggaaagagcttcagtcagagcagtcacctgagttcccatcaaagaactcacagtgagcctaaaatgcatttgccttttttgtag
- the LOC140702925 gene encoding uncharacterized protein LOC140702925 isoform X1 codes for MHSDCSSSETSLTGERSYKCLQCGKSFSQNCSLTSHQRTHTGEKPYKCMEYGKNFAHSNNLSSHQCTHTGEKPYKCLECGKCFSHGKSLSAHQRTHHGKKPHKCLECGKCFSQSSQLSSHRRTHTGEKPYKCTECEKSFNCSRYLNSHQRTHTGEKPYKCMECGKSFNKRSNLSSHRRTHTGEKPYKCMECGKSFNKRSNLSSHRRTHTGEKPYKCMECGKSFTHSSSLSSHRRTHTGEKPYKCMECGKSFSHSSSLTSHQKIHTGEKIYKCMECGKSFSCSSDLSSHQRTHTGEKPYKCMECGKSFSRTTHLRSHQRTHTGEKPHKCMECGKSFSRSCDFSSHQRTHTGEKPYKCMKCGKSFSQSSHLSSHQRTHTGEKPHKCMECGKSFSRSSDLSSHQRTHTGEKPYQCMECGKSFSQSSHLSCHQRTHSGLKPYKCMECGKCFSHSSSLSSHQRTHTGEKPYQCMQCGKSFSQSSHLSSHQRTHSDEEDKWNSI; via the exons ATGCATAGTGATTGTAGTTCAAGTGAAACATCCCTGACAGGTGAGAGATCATACAAATGcctacagtgtggaaagagcttcagtcagaactgTAGCCTgacttcccatcaaagaactcacactggggagaaaccatataaatgcatggaatatggAAAGAACTTTGCTCACAGTAATAACCTCAGTTCCCATCAATgcacacacacaggggagaaaccatataaatgcttggaatgtgggaagtgcttcagtcacgGCAAGAGTCTCAGtgcccatcaaagaactcaccatgggaagaaaccacataaatgcttggaatgtgggaagtgcttcagtcagagcagtcagcTGAGTTcacatcgaagaactcacactggggagaaaccatataaatgcacagaatgtgaGAAGAGCTTCAATTGTAGCAGATACCtgaattcccatcaaagaactcacactggggagaaaccatataaatgcatggaatgtggaaagagcttcaataaGAGGAGTAACTTGAGTTcacatcgaagaactcacactggggagaaaccatataaatgcatggaatgtggaaagagcttcaataaGAGGAGTAACTTGAGTTcacatcgaagaactcacactggggaaaaaccatataaatgcatggaatgtggaaagagcttcactcacAGCAGTTCCCTGTCTTCCCATCGaagaactcacaccggggagaaaccatataaatgcatggaatgtggaaagagcttcagtcacagcagttccctgaCTTCCCATCAaaaaattcacactggggagaaaatatataaatgcatggaatgtggaaagagcttcagttgtaGCAGTgacctcagttcccatcaaagaactcacactggggagaaaccatataaatgcatggaatgtggaaagagcttcagtcgcacCACTCATCTacgttcccatcaaagaactcacactggggagaaaccacataaatgcatggaatgtggaaagagcttcagtcgtagctgtgacttcagttcccatcaaagaactcacaccggagagaaaccatataaatgcatgaaatgtggaaagagcttcagtcagagtagtcacctgagttcccatcaaagaactcacactggggagaaaccacataaatgcatggaatgtggaaagagcttcagtcgtagcagtgacctcagttcccatcaaagaactcacaccggagagaaaccatatcaatgcatggaatgtggaaagagcttcagtcagagcagtcacctgagttgccatcaaagaactcacagtgggctgaaaccatataaatgcatggaatgtggaaagtgcttcagtcacagcagttccctgagttcacatcaaagaactcacactggggagaaaccatatcaatgcatgcaatgtggaaagagcttcagtcagagcagtcacctgagttcccatcaaagaactcaca GTGATGAAGAAGACAAATGGAATTCTATTTAA